One Acidobacteriota bacterium genomic window carries:
- a CDS encoding Gfo/Idh/MocA family oxidoreductase, whose product MTNQINRREFIKRSAATGAGATLTLGAAKRTDAAFDPQNSPNGRLTLGYIGVGARAQEVLSTVVRMPGIEVVGVCDAYKGRLERAVERTGGRAKIYQNAAELLAAPGIDAVYIGTPDHWHKDHAIAALNAGKDVYIEKPLTYTIDEGLEIAAAVKKTGRILQVGSQGVSTPIQQKAREIVQSGRLGQITMVRISVNRNTAGGAWIYPIPPDANEQTVNWEMFQGSAPKHPFSLERFCRWRCYQDYSGGMATDLFVHAMTTLHFVTGAQAPEMALAAGSLYRWKGSRDVPDTLDAILQYSEGFHVNLSGTFNNQSAGDRGIQILGTQGTLTIARDVVFAPERPIDNNDWIVAAWPSALERAYYKDPQIIKAERPNQWEPQIVSGEEHWSGLGPNANQLHFEQFQQAIRTRQQPVEDVWAGHRAAAVAHMINLSARRKQPVYWDRERDKLRA is encoded by the coding sequence ATGACCAACCAAATCAATCGCCGCGAATTCATCAAACGCAGTGCCGCCACAGGTGCAGGCGCAACTTTGACGCTGGGCGCCGCCAAACGCACTGACGCTGCTTTCGATCCGCAAAACAGCCCCAATGGCCGCCTGACGCTCGGTTACATCGGCGTCGGTGCGCGCGCGCAAGAGGTGCTGAGCACCGTCGTGCGCATGCCCGGCATTGAGGTCGTCGGCGTGTGCGATGCTTACAAAGGCCGGCTTGAACGCGCGGTTGAGCGCACGGGCGGGCGCGCGAAAATTTATCAGAACGCCGCTGAATTGCTGGCCGCGCCGGGGATTGACGCGGTTTACATCGGCACGCCCGACCACTGGCACAAAGACCACGCCATCGCCGCACTCAATGCGGGCAAAGACGTTTACATCGAAAAGCCGCTGACTTACACGATTGACGAAGGACTGGAAATTGCCGCCGCCGTCAAAAAGACCGGGCGCATCCTGCAAGTCGGCAGCCAGGGCGTCAGCACGCCCATCCAGCAAAAAGCGCGTGAGATCGTGCAATCGGGCCGTCTGGGCCAGATCACGATGGTGCGCATCTCGGTCAACCGCAACACGGCGGGTGGCGCGTGGATTTATCCGATTCCGCCGGATGCCAACGAGCAGACTGTCAACTGGGAAATGTTTCAAGGCTCCGCGCCCAAACACCCGTTCAGCCTGGAACGCTTCTGCCGCTGGCGTTGTTATCAGGATTATTCGGGCGGGATGGCGACCGATCTGTTTGTACATGCGATGACGACGCTGCATTTCGTGACGGGCGCGCAGGCTCCCGAAATGGCGCTGGCCGCCGGTTCGCTCTATCGCTGGAAAGGCAGCCGTGACGTGCCCGACACGCTCGACGCGATTTTGCAGTACTCCGAAGGCTTCCACGTCAATCTAAGCGGCACGTTTAACAACCAATCCGCCGGAGATCGCGGCATTCAAATCCTGGGCACGCAGGGCACGCTGACCATCGCCCGCGATGTTGTCTTCGCGCCCGAACGCCCGATTGACAACAACGATTGGATCGTGGCCGCCTGGCCGAGCGCGCTGGAACGCGCCTATTACAAAGACCCGCAGATCATCAAAGCCGAACGCCCGAATCAGTGGGAACCACAGATTGTCTCAGGCGAAGAACATTGGAGCGGCCTCGGCCCCAACGCCAATCAACTGCACTTCGAGCAATTCCAACAGGCCATCCGCACCCGCCAGCAACCGGTCGAAGACGTCTGGGCCGGCCATCGCGCGGCGGCGGTCGCGCATATGATCAACCTGTCGGCGCGGCGCAAACAGCCGGTTTATTGGGATCGTGAGCGTGACAAGCTGCGGGCTTAA
- a CDS encoding amidohydrolase, translated as MKRFTPILLTIALLLNSAPALAQEAKTLDDLKRQAVAEVDKLQIFTQQMVDQIFSFAELGFHEYETSKYLTGVLEKSGFKVEKGVAGMPTAFVASWGSGKPVIAFITDIDCIPRASQKPGVAWHEPMIEGAPGHGEGHNSGMAVNVTAALVLKQLMEKNKLGGTLKILPGVAEELVGAKAFFIRAGLFKDVDIVLGSHVDSDFATNWGQPERNSGLVSVQYSFHGKAAHAAGAPWSGRSALDAVELMNIGWNFRREHLRLQQRSHYVVVNGGDQPNVVPSEASVWYYFRELDYPKIKELYELGNKMAQAATLMTDTTVTQRVVGSAWPNHFNKVVAETQAKNIETVGLPQWSEADQTLAKALQKEIGAKVDGLKTKSKGLEGPKEQVLGGGSDDVGDISWNVPMVYLRFPANIPNLPGHSWENAIAMATPIAHKGSTAGAKVQALTALDFLTQPDLVKQAWDYFNNVQTKEVKYQPLINPGDQPALDLNKEKMEKFAPELKKFYYDPAKYKTYLEQLGIQYPTVKK; from the coding sequence ATGAAACGATTCACCCCAATCCTGCTGACCATTGCCTTGTTACTGAACAGCGCGCCCGCGTTGGCCCAAGAAGCCAAAACCCTCGACGACCTCAAACGCCAGGCCGTCGCCGAAGTGGACAAATTGCAAATCTTCACCCAGCAGATGGTGGATCAGATTTTCAGCTTCGCCGAGTTGGGCTTTCACGAATACGAAACGTCGAAGTATCTGACCGGCGTGCTCGAAAAGAGCGGCTTCAAGGTTGAAAAAGGCGTGGCCGGAATGCCGACGGCGTTCGTGGCAAGCTGGGGCAGCGGCAAGCCGGTGATCGCGTTTATTACGGACATTGATTGCATCCCGCGCGCCTCGCAAAAGCCGGGCGTGGCCTGGCACGAGCCGATGATCGAAGGCGCGCCAGGACATGGTGAAGGCCATAATTCCGGCATGGCTGTGAATGTGACGGCGGCGCTGGTGCTCAAGCAGTTGATGGAAAAGAACAAGCTCGGCGGCACGCTCAAAATTCTGCCGGGCGTAGCTGAAGAATTGGTGGGCGCGAAGGCGTTCTTCATTCGCGCGGGTCTTTTCAAAGACGTAGACATCGTGCTCGGTTCGCATGTGGATAGCGATTTCGCCACCAACTGGGGGCAGCCCGAACGCAACAGCGGCTTGGTTTCGGTGCAATACTCGTTTCACGGCAAAGCGGCGCACGCGGCTGGCGCGCCCTGGTCGGGGCGCTCGGCGCTAGATGCGGTCGAGTTGATGAACATCGGCTGGAATTTCCGGCGCGAGCATCTGCGCTTGCAACAGCGCTCGCATTACGTCGTCGTCAATGGCGGCGATCAGCCCAACGTCGTGCCGTCCGAAGCGAGCGTCTGGTATTACTTTCGCGAGTTGGATTACCCGAAGATCAAAGAGCTTTACGAACTGGGCAACAAGATGGCGCAGGCGGCCACGCTCATGACCGACACGACCGTGACACAGCGCGTGGTCGGTTCCGCCTGGCCGAATCATTTCAACAAGGTCGTCGCCGAAACGCAGGCCAAAAACATCGAGACCGTGGGCCTGCCGCAATGGAGCGAAGCCGATCAGACGCTCGCCAAAGCCTTGCAGAAAGAAATCGGCGCCAAGGTGGATGGTTTGAAGACCAAGTCGAAAGGCTTGGAAGGGCCGAAAGAACAGGTATTGGGCGGCGGTTCGGATGATGTGGGCGACATTTCGTGGAATGTGCCGATGGTGTATTTGCGCTTCCCGGCCAACATTCCGAACCTGCCCGGGCACAGTTGGGAAAACGCGATTGCGATGGCGACGCCGATTGCCCACAAGGGTTCGACGGCGGGCGCGAAGGTGCAGGCGTTGACGGCGCTCGATTTTCTGACGCAGCCCGACTTGGTCAAACAGGCCTGGGACTATTTCAACAATGTCCAAACCAAAGAGGTCAAATATCAGCCGCTCATCAATCCGGGCGATCAGCCGGCGCTCGATCTGAACAAAGAGAAGATGGAGAAATTCGCGCCGGAGTTGAAGAAGTTCTATTACGACCCGGCGAAGTACAAAACTTATCTTGAGCAATTGGGGATTCAGTATCCGACCGTCAAAAAATAA